The Urbifossiella limnaea genome has a window encoding:
- the pdxA gene encoding 4-hydroxythreonine-4-phosphate dehydrogenase PdxA, with the protein MTLPRIAVTMGDPAGVGPELCLRLLRDAHVRSYCHPIVYGDSALLRRIADHLHWPRPDPAHVLDLNAINTQSVVPGRVMAECGAAAYRYFTQAIDDALAGKVAAIVTAPLNKKSLHAAGIPFPGHTEILAARTNAERSCMMLTADAITCSLVTAHVGYRDVPQLLTFERIVDVIELTADAMRRLRGRPPRLLVCGLNPHAGERGLFGDREEERIIVPAVAAACAKPIDVSGPLPPDTAFLPKYRKDCDAYICMYHDQGLIPLKALAFEDAVNVTLGLPIVRTSVDHGTAFDIAWQGVADVSSLLKAVGLAAKLSGERPV; encoded by the coding sequence ATGACCCTTCCCCGCATCGCCGTGACGATGGGCGACCCCGCCGGGGTCGGCCCCGAGCTCTGCCTCCGACTCCTCCGCGACGCCCACGTCCGTAGCTACTGCCACCCCATCGTGTACGGCGACTCCGCCCTCCTCCGGCGCATCGCGGACCACCTTCACTGGCCGCGCCCCGACCCCGCCCACGTTCTCGACCTGAACGCCATCAACACTCAGTCGGTCGTGCCTGGCCGCGTCATGGCCGAGTGCGGGGCCGCGGCCTATCGCTACTTCACGCAGGCGATCGACGACGCCCTCGCGGGGAAGGTCGCGGCCATCGTCACAGCCCCGCTCAACAAGAAGTCGCTCCACGCGGCCGGCATCCCCTTCCCCGGCCACACGGAAATTTTGGCCGCCCGCACCAACGCCGAGCGGTCGTGCATGATGCTCACGGCCGACGCCATCACGTGCAGCCTGGTGACGGCCCACGTCGGCTACCGCGACGTACCGCAGTTGCTGACGTTCGAGCGGATCGTGGACGTGATCGAGCTCACGGCCGACGCCATGCGGCGGCTGCGCGGCCGCCCGCCGCGACTGCTCGTGTGCGGGCTAAACCCGCACGCCGGCGAGCGCGGCCTGTTCGGCGACCGCGAGGAGGAACGGATCATCGTGCCCGCCGTGGCAGCAGCCTGCGCGAAGCCGATCGACGTGAGCGGCCCCCTCCCCCCGGACACGGCTTTCCTGCCGAAGTATCGGAAAGACTGCGACGCCTACATCTGCATGTACCACGACCAGGGGCTGATCCCGCTGAAGGCGCTGGCGTTCGAGGACGCCGTAAACGTCACCCTCGGGCTGCCGATCGTGCGCACCAGCGTGGACCACGGCACCGCGTTCGACATCGCGTGGCAGGGCGTGGCCGACGTGTCGAGCCTGCTGAAGGCCGTCGGGCTGGCGGCGAAGCTGTCGGGCGAGCGGCCGGTGTAA
- a CDS encoding WD40 repeat domain-containing protein translates to MPTPSPESFRQSADHNRPVINLAVALGDRPGRAFFGCSDFKVYEADLAAQKVEFKELHAAHQSYVTGVAFASGAVVSGGYDGKLVWWSTADSRVIRTVDAHAKWVRKVIASPDGTLVASVADDMVCKLWNAQTGALVKELRGHAERTPQHFPSMLYSVCFSHDGRKLATCDKLGKVVLWDTASGNQLGAVESPGMYTWDQVQRLHSIGGARAVAFSPDGTYLAVGGIGKIGNIDHLEGKARVEVFTVADGKSHWVWESDKYRGLMNRLAFAPDGSWLLAAGGAGEGHFEFLDVAGKRAKRQDKLTMHTHDFAHSADWGTVVYAGHNRVVVHKTGS, encoded by the coding sequence ATGCCGACCCCCAGCCCCGAATCGTTCCGCCAGTCGGCCGACCACAACCGCCCCGTCATCAACCTCGCCGTGGCCCTCGGCGACCGGCCGGGCCGCGCCTTCTTCGGCTGCTCCGACTTCAAGGTGTACGAGGCCGACCTCGCCGCCCAGAAGGTCGAGTTCAAGGAACTTCACGCCGCGCACCAGAGCTACGTCACCGGCGTGGCTTTCGCGTCGGGCGCGGTCGTGTCCGGCGGGTACGACGGCAAGCTGGTGTGGTGGAGCACCGCCGACAGCCGGGTCATCCGCACCGTGGATGCGCACGCGAAGTGGGTCCGCAAGGTGATCGCATCGCCGGACGGCACACTCGTCGCCAGCGTCGCCGACGACATGGTCTGCAAGCTGTGGAACGCCCAGACCGGCGCCCTGGTGAAGGAGCTCCGCGGCCACGCCGAGCGGACGCCGCAGCACTTCCCGTCGATGCTCTACAGCGTGTGCTTCTCGCACGACGGCCGCAAGCTCGCCACCTGCGACAAGCTCGGCAAGGTGGTTCTGTGGGACACCGCGAGCGGCAACCAGCTCGGCGCCGTCGAGAGCCCGGGGATGTACACCTGGGACCAGGTGCAGCGACTCCACTCGATCGGCGGCGCGCGGGCGGTGGCGTTCAGCCCGGACGGCACCTACCTGGCCGTGGGCGGCATCGGCAAGATCGGCAACATTGACCACCTGGAGGGGAAGGCCCGCGTGGAGGTGTTCACCGTGGCCGACGGGAAGTCGCACTGGGTGTGGGAGAGCGACAAGTATCGCGGCCTGATGAACCGGCTGGCGTTCGCCCCGGACGGCTCGTGGCTGCTCGCGGCCGGCGGCGCCGGCGAAGGGCACTTCGAGTTCCTGGACGTGGCCGGCAAGCGTGCGAAGCGGCAGGACAAGCTGACGATGCACACCCACGACTTCGCCCACAGCGCGGACTGGGGTACCGTGGTGTACGCAGGGCACAACCGCGTGGTGGTTCACAAGACGGGTAGCTGA